The Pongo abelii isolate AG06213 chromosome 21, NHGRI_mPonAbe1-v2.0_pri, whole genome shotgun sequence genome has a window encoding:
- the PLCG1 gene encoding 1-phosphatidylinositol 4,5-bisphosphate phosphodiesterase gamma-1 isoform X1 produces MAGAASPCANGCGPGAPSDAEVLHLCRSLEVGTVMTLFYSKKSQRPERKTFQVKLETRQITWSRGADKIEGAIDIREIKEIRPGKTSRDFDRYQEDPAFRPDQSHCFVILYGMEFRLKTLSLQATSEDEVNMWIKGLTWLMEDTLQAPTPLQIERWLRKQFYSVDRNREDRISAKDLKNMLSQVNYRVPNMRFLRERLTDLEQRSGDITYGQFAQLYRSLMYSAQKTMDLPFLEASTLRAGERPELCRVSLPEFQQFLLDYQGELWAVDRLQVQEFMLSFLRDPLREIEEPYFFLDEFVTFLFSKENSVWNSQLDAVCPDTMNNPLSHYWISSSHNTYLTGDQFSSESSLEAYARCLRMGCRCIELDCWDGPDGMPVIYHGHTLTTKIKFSDVLHTIKEHAFVASEYPVILSIEDHCSIAQQRNMAQYFKKVLGDTLLTKPVEISADGLPSPNQLKRKILIKHKKLAEGSAYEEVPTSMMYSENDISNSIKNGILYLEDPVNHEWYPHYFVLTSSKIYYSEETSSDQGNEDEEEPKEVSSSTELHSNEKWFHGKLGAGRDGRHIAERLLTEYCIETGAPDGSFLVRESETFVGDYTLSFWRNGKVQHCRIHSRQDAGTPKFFLTDNLVFDSLYDLITHYQQVPLRCNEFEMRLSEPVPQTNAHESKEWYHASLTRAQAEHMLMRVPRDGAFLVRKRNEPNSYAISFRAEGKIKHCRVQQEGQTVMLGNSEFDSLVDLISYYEKHPLYRKMKLRYPINEEALEKIGTAEPDYGALYEGRNPGFYVEANPMPTFKCAVKALFDYKAQREDELTFTKSAIIQNVEKQEGGWWRGDYGGKKQLWFPSNYVEEMVNPVALEPEREHLDENSPLGDLLRGVLDVPACQIAIRPEGKNNRLFVFSISMASVAHWSLDVAADSQEELQDWVKKIREVAQTADARLTEGKIMERRKKIALELSELVVYCRPVPFDEEKIGTERACYRDMSSFPETKAEKYVNKVKGKKFLQYNRLQLSRIYPKGQRLDSSNYDPLPMWICGSQLVALNFQTPDKPMQMNQALFMTGRHCGYVLQPSTMRDEAFDPFDKSSLRGLEPCAISVEVLGARHLPKNGRGIVCPFVEIEVAGAEYDSTKQKTEFVGQSVFTVILLILLILLEHCKPLPTSHPILSQGDLKPFVVAFTVDNGLNPVWPAKPFHFQIINPEFAFLRFVVYEEDMFSDQNFLAQATFPVKGLKTGYRAVPLKNNYSEDLELASLLIKIDIFPAKQENGDLSPFSGTSLRERGSDASGQLFHGRAREGSFESRYQQPFEDFRISQEHLTDHFDSRERRAPRRTRVNGDNRL; encoded by the exons TTGATATTCGTGAAATTAAGGAGATCCGCCCAGGGAAGACCTCACGGGACTTTGATCGCTATCAAGAGGACCCAGCTTTCCGGCCGGACCAGTCACATTGCTTTGTCATTctctatggaatggaatttcgccTGAAAACGCTGAGCCTGCAAG CCACATCTGAGGATGAAGTGAACATGTGGATCAAGGGCTTAACTTGGCTGATGGAGGATACATTGCAGGCACCCACACCGCTGCAGATTGAGAG GTGGCTCCGGAAGCAGTTTTACTCAGTGGATCGGAATCGTGAGGATCG TATATCAGCCAAGGACCTGAAGAACATGCTGTCCCAGGTCAACTACCGGGTCCCCAACATGCGCTTCCTCCGAGAGCGGCTGACG GACCTGGAGCAGCGCAGCGGGGACATCACCTACGGGCAGTTTGCTCAGCTGTACCGCAGCCTCATGTACAGCGCCCAGAAGACG ATGGACCTCCCCTTCTTGGAAGCCAGTACTCTGAG GGCTGGGGAGCGGCCGGAGCTTTGCCGAGTGTCCCTTCCTGAGTTCCAGCAGTTCCTTCTTGACTACCAGGGG GAGCTGTGGGCTGTTGATCGCCTCCAGGTGCAGGAGTTCATGCTCAGCTTCCTCCGAGACCCCTTACGAGAGATCGAGGAGCCATACTTCTTCCTGGATGAG TTTGTCACCTTCCTGTTCTCCAAAGAGAACAGTGTGTGGAACTCACAGCTGGATGCAGTATGCCCGGACACCATGAACAACCCTCTTTCCCACTACTGGATCTCCTCCTCGCACAACAC GTACCTGACCGGGGACCAGTTCTCCAGTGAGTCCTCCTTGGAAGCCTATGCTCGCTGCCTGCGGATGGGCTGTCGCTGCATTGAGT TGGACTGCTGGGACGGCCCAGATGGGATGCCAGTTATTTACCATGGTCACACCCTTACCACCAAGATCAAGTTCTCAGATGTCCTGCATACCATCAAGGAGCATGCCTTTGTGGCCTCAGA GTACCCAGTCATCCTGTCCATTGAGGACCACTGCAGCATTGCCCAGCAGAGGAACATGGCCCAGTACTTCAAGAAGGTGCTGGGGGACACACTCCTCACCAAGCCCGTGGAGATCTCCGCCGATGGGCTCCCCTCACCCAACCAGCTTAAGAGGAAGATCCTCATCAAG CACAAGAAGCTGGCTGAGGGCAGTGCCTATGAGGAGGTGCCTACATCCATGATGTACTCTGAGAACGACATCAGCAACTCCATCAAGAATGGCATCCTCTACCTGGAGGACCCTGTGAACCAC GAATGGTATCCCCACTACTTTGTTCTGACCAGCAGCAAGATCTACTACTCTGAGGAGACCAGCAGTGACCAGGGCAACGAGGATGAGGAGGAGCCCAAGGAG GTCAGCAGCAGCACAGAGCTGCACTCCAATGAGAAGTGGTTCCATGGGAAGCTAGGGGCAGGGCGTGACGGGCGTCACATCGCTGAGCGCCTGCTCACTGAGTACTGCATCGAGACTGGAGCCCCTGACGGCTCCTTCCTCGTGCGAGAGAGTGAGACCTTCGTGGGCGACTACACGCTCTCTTTCTG GCGGAACGGGAAAGTCCAGCACTGCCGTATCCACTCCCGGCAAGATGCTGGGACCCCCAAGTTCTTCTTGACAGACAACCTCGTCTTTGACTCCCTCTATGACCTCATCACACACTACCAGCAGGTGCCCCTGCGCTGTAATGAGTTTGAGATGCGACTTTCAGAGCCTGTCCCACAGACCAACGCCCACGAGAGCAAAGA GTGGTACCACGCGAGCCTGACCAGAGCACAGGCTGAGCACATGCTAATGCGCGTCCCTCGTGATGGGGCCTTCCTGGTGCGGAAGCGGAATGAGCCCAACTCATATGCCATCTCTTTCCG GGCTGAGGGCAAGATCAAGCATTGCCGTGTCCAGCAAGAGGGCCAGACAGTGATGCTAGGGAACTCGGAGTTCGACAGCCTTGTTGACCTCATCAGCTACTATGAGAAACACCCGCTATACCGCAAGATGAAGCTGCGCTATCCCATCAACGAGGAGGCATTGGAGAAGATTGGCACAGCT GAGCCTGACTACGGGGCCCTGTATGAGGGACGCAACCCTGGCTTCTATGTAGAGGCAAACCCTATGCCAACTttcaag TGTGCGGTCAAAGCCCTCTTTGACTACAAGGCCCAGAGGGAGGACGAGCTGACCTTCACCAAGAGCGCCATCATCCAGAATGTGGAGAAGCAAGAGGGAGGCTG GTGGCGAGGGGACTACGGAGGGAAGAAGCAGCTGTGGTTCCCATCAAACTATGTGGAAGAGATGGTCAACCCCGTGGCCCTGGAGCCGGAGAGGGAG CACTTGGACGAGAACAGCCCCCTAGGGGACTTGCTGCGGGGCGTCTTGGATGTGCCGGCTTGTCAGATTG CCATCCGTCCTGAGGGCAAGAACAACCGGCTCTTCGTCTTCTCCATCAGCATGGCGTCGGTGGCCCACTGGTCCCTGGATGTTGCTGCCGACTCACAGGAGGAGCTGCAGGACTGGGTGAAAAAGATCCGTGAAGTGGCCCAGACCGCAGATGCCAGG CTCACTGAAGGGAAGATAATGGAACGGAGGAAGAAGATTGCCCTGGAGCTCTCTGAACTTGTCGTCTACTGCCGGCCTGTTCCCTTCGATGAAGAGA AGATTGGCACAGAACGTGCTTGCTACCGGGACATGTCATCCTTCCCGGAAACCAAGGCTGAGAAATACGTGAACAAGGTCAAAGGCAAGAAGTTCCTTCAGTACAATCGACTGCAGCTCTCCCGCATCTACCCCAAGGGCCAGCGACTGGATTCCTCCAACTACGATCCTTTGCCCATGTGGATCTGTGGCAGTCAGCTCGTGGCCCTCAACTTCCAGACCCCTG ACAAGCCTATGCAGATGAACCAGGCCCTCTTCATGACGGGCAGGCACTGTGGCTACGTGCTGCAGCCAAGCACCATGCGGGATGAGGCCTTCGACCCCTTTGACAAGAGCAGCCTCCGCGGGCTGGAGCCATGTGCCATCTCTGTTGAG GTGCTGGGGGCCCGACATCTGCCAAAGAATGGCCGAGGCATTGTGTGTCCTTTTGTGGAGAtagaggtggctggagctgagtATGACAGCACCAAGCAGAAGACAGAGTTTGTGGGTCAGTCTGTCTTCACAGtcatcctcctcatcctcctcatcctcctggaGCACTGCAAGCCCCTCCCCACCAGTCATCCCATCCTCTCCCAGGGTGACCTGAAGCCTTTTGTTGTTGCCTTCACAGTGGACAATGGACTCAACCCTGTATGGCCAGCCAAGCCCTTCCACTTCCAGATCATTAACCCTGAATTTGCCTTTCTGCGCTTCGTGGTGTATGAGGAAGACATGTTTAGTGACCAGAATTTCTTGGCTCAGGCTACTTTCCCAGTAAAAGGCCTGAAGACAG GATACAGAGCAGTGCCTTTGAAGAACAACTACAGTGAGGACCTGGAGTTGGCCTCCCTGCTGATCAAGATTGACATTTTCCCTGCCAAG caggagaatggtgaccTCAGTCCCTTCAGTGGTACGTCCCTGCGGGAGCGGGGCTCAGATGCCTCAGGCCAGCTGTTTCACGGCCGAGCCCGGGAAGGCTCCTTTGAATCCCGCTACCAGCAGCCATTTGAGGACTTCCGCATCTCCCAGGAGCATCTCACAGACCATTTTGACAGTCGAGAACGAAG GGCCCCAAGAAGGACTCGGGTCAATGGAGACAACCGCCTCTAG